In one Niallia taxi genomic region, the following are encoded:
- the hag gene encoding flagellin Hag: MRINHNIAALNTYRQLSSATNAQSKSMEKLSSGQRINRAGDDAAGLAISEKMRGQIRGLDQASRNSQDGISLIQTAEGALNETHAILQRMRELAVQGGNDTNTTDDRAQIKTEIDQLTKEIDRIADTTEFNTQNLLKGSFSATLQVGANDGQTINFSISAMGAEGLGISGTISVGTNAEAGASISALDKAIKTVSTQRSNLGALQNRLEHTINNLDTSSENLTAAESRVRDVDMAKEMMTQTKNSILSQAAQSMLAQANQQPQGVLQLLQ, from the coding sequence ATGAGAATTAATCACAATATCGCTGCATTAAACACATACCGTCAATTAAGCTCTGCAACAAACGCTCAATCTAAATCAATGGAAAAATTGTCTTCAGGTCAACGTATCAACCGTGCTGGTGACGATGCTGCTGGTTTAGCAATCTCTGAAAAAATGCGTGGACAAATCCGCGGCTTGGATCAAGCATCTCGTAACTCACAAGATGGTATCTCTTTAATCCAAACAGCTGAAGGTGCATTGAACGAAACACATGCAATCCTTCAACGTATGCGTGAGCTAGCTGTACAAGGTGGTAATGATACAAACACTACTGATGATAGAGCACAAATCAAAACAGAAATTGACCAATTAACAAAAGAAATAGATCGTATTGCCGATACAACGGAATTCAACACACAAAACCTATTAAAAGGTTCATTCTCTGCGACGCTTCAAGTAGGAGCTAACGATGGTCAAACAATTAACTTCTCTATCAGCGCAATGGGGGCTGAAGGCCTTGGGATTTCTGGAACAATCAGCGTTGGAACAAATGCTGAAGCTGGTGCTTCTATCTCTGCTCTTGATAAAGCAATCAAAACAGTTTCTACACAACGTTCAAACCTTGGTGCATTACAAAACCGCTTAGAGCATACAATCAACAACTTAGATACATCATCTGAGAACTTGACTGCAGCTGAATCTCGCGTTCGTGACGTAGACATGGCGAAAGAAATGATGACGCAAACGAAGAATTCTATTCTTTCTCAAGCAGCTCAATCAATGCTTGCACAAGCTAACCAACAACCACAAGGTGTACTACAATTACTTCAATAA
- a CDS encoding flagellin N-terminal helical domain-containing protein, whose amino-acid sequence MRINHNIAALNTYRQLSSATTAQSKSMEKLSSGQRINRAGDDAAGLAISEKMRGQIRGLDQASRNSQDGISLIQTAEGALNETHAILQRMRELAVQGGNDTNTTDDRTQIQTELNQLMSEVDRIANTTEFNTQNLLKGSFSATLQVGANNGQTINFSISGMGATSLGLTAAKISVGTNTLASSTISTLDAAIKSVSTQRSNLGALQNRLEHTINNLDTSSENLTAAESRVRDVDMAKEMMTQTKNSILAQAAQSMLAQANQQPQGVLQLLQ is encoded by the coding sequence ATGAGAATTAATCACAATATCGCTGCATTAAACACTTACCGTCAATTGAGCTCTGCAACAACTGCTCAATCTAAATCAATGGAGAAATTGTCTTCAGGACAACGTATCAACCGTGCTGGTGACGACGCTGCTGGTCTAGCAATCTCTGAAAAAATGCGTGGACAAATCCGCGGTTTGGATCAAGCATCTCGTAACTCACAAGATGGTATCTCTTTAATCCAAACAGCTGAAGGTGCATTGAACGAAACACATGCAATCCTACAACGTATGCGTGAGCTAGCTGTTCAAGGTGGTAACGACACTAACACTACTGATGACAGAACTCAAATTCAAACAGAATTAAACCAATTAATGTCTGAAGTTGACCGTATTGCAAATACAACTGAATTCAATACGCAAAACCTATTAAAAGGTTCTTTCTCAGCAACACTACAAGTAGGAGCTAATAATGGACAAACTATTAACTTCTCAATTAGTGGAATGGGTGCAACTAGTCTTGGTCTTACAGCTGCTAAAATTTCAGTAGGAACTAACACGCTTGCAAGTAGCACAATTTCAACTCTTGATGCTGCAATCAAGTCAGTTTCTACACAACGCTCAAACTTAGGTGCATTGCAAAACCGCCTAGAGCACACAATCAACAACTTGGATACATCTTCTGAGAACTTGACTGCTGCTGAATCTCGCGTTCGTGACGTAGACATGGCGAAAGAAATGATGACGCAAACGAAGAACTCTATTCTTGCTCAAGCAGCTCAATCAATGCTTGCTCAAGCAAACCAACAGCCACAAGGCGTGCTTCAATTACTTCAATAA
- a CDS encoding glycosyltransferase, translating into MNIKVSLCMIVKNEENVLDRCLASVAHLVDEVIIVDTGSTDKTKEIASKYTSKLYDFEWVNDFSAARNYAAEHATGDWILVLDADEFIDEENYQEFLNGLEEDNGEFDTYGVKIINFTGLYGEKLVQNYHDRVYKNNKEIAYYRAIHEQLKGVDGQSLNGSIAKLSVFHSGYMNQTVAEKGKNERNKDLLDKEMQESNNAFDYFNLGNEYYSQGEFEEALKAYTKAYNLKSSYQLSWVASTVIQIISVLIQLKRYNDAVNVIDDSIELYPGSFEMIFLKGEISFVRGQYDDAKYYFEEIINNSEKYNHTILRPDLKDQMPHRRLGDIYNYEKVYDKAIYHYMNVLNINKLDSDSIIKIIFILNKFHTEDEIIQFIERNDLINKNNLSYYMTGCFDIGKPNIIEPFLKYNNEDKLLEKIYKLKNYCLTGTGNIEEFNDLLNPKLVERLNQKQMLNIIDLYFLRSRLLEGNQSPLLITAFEKDEHVSMLVKLLNNLTVGKLDEAELFLGSLQILMNYKKYDLASNLLNNKQLLTDSALVKAAAILYENDFKGEGLQLYNACDWDVYTEQDFLNIINGLFETGNDPNAIEFTKYANLLFENDFRFYKILLENPIDDHLFNTTVKKALETFKGSVYLEKYLL; encoded by the coding sequence GTGAATATAAAAGTATCATTATGCATGATTGTAAAAAACGAAGAGAATGTATTGGATCGCTGCTTGGCATCAGTGGCACATTTAGTTGATGAAGTGATTATTGTAGATACAGGGTCAACTGACAAAACGAAGGAAATTGCAAGTAAATATACGTCTAAATTATATGACTTTGAATGGGTTAATGATTTTTCGGCTGCAAGAAATTATGCTGCAGAACATGCAACTGGTGACTGGATTTTAGTATTAGATGCTGATGAATTTATTGATGAGGAAAATTATCAAGAATTTTTAAACGGATTAGAAGAGGATAATGGCGAATTTGACACATATGGTGTTAAAATAATCAACTTTACTGGTTTGTATGGAGAGAAATTAGTTCAAAATTATCATGACCGTGTGTATAAAAATAACAAAGAGATTGCCTATTATCGTGCTATTCATGAACAATTAAAGGGTGTTGATGGACAATCACTGAACGGAAGTATAGCAAAGCTTTCGGTATTTCACTCTGGATATATGAATCAAACTGTTGCAGAAAAGGGAAAGAATGAAAGGAATAAAGACCTTCTTGATAAAGAAATGCAAGAAAGTAATAATGCATTTGATTACTTCAATTTAGGTAATGAATATTATTCTCAAGGAGAGTTTGAAGAGGCATTAAAAGCATATACAAAAGCTTATAACTTAAAGAGCAGTTATCAATTATCATGGGTTGCATCTACTGTAATCCAGATAATAAGTGTGTTAATACAATTAAAGAGATATAATGATGCAGTTAATGTGATAGATGACTCTATTGAGCTATATCCAGGCTCATTTGAAATGATCTTCTTAAAAGGTGAAATTAGTTTTGTTAGAGGACAATATGATGATGCCAAGTATTACTTTGAAGAGATAATAAACAATAGTGAAAAGTATAATCATACAATCTTAAGACCAGACTTAAAAGATCAAATGCCCCACAGAAGGCTTGGAGATATATACAACTACGAGAAGGTATATGACAAAGCTATTTATCACTATATGAACGTACTGAATATAAATAAGTTGGATAGTGACAGCATAATAAAGATTATTTTCATCCTAAATAAATTCCATACTGAAGATGAGATTATACAATTTATTGAAAGAAATGACCTGATTAATAAAAATAATTTAAGCTATTACATGACAGGGTGTTTTGATATTGGGAAACCAAATATAATTGAACCTTTTCTAAAATATAATAATGAAGACAAACTGTTAGAGAAAATATACAAACTAAAAAATTACTGTTTAACTGGCACAGGAAATATTGAAGAATTTAATGACTTGTTAAATCCTAAATTAGTTGAGCGTTTAAATCAGAAACAAATGTTAAACATTATTGACTTATATTTTTTAAGAAGTAGGCTCTTAGAAGGAAATCAATCACCTTTGCTTATTACTGCCTTTGAGAAAGATGAGCATGTAAGTATGTTGGTTAAATTATTGAATAATTTAACAGTCGGAAAATTAGATGAGGCGGAATTATTTTTAGGTTCTCTTCAAATCCTTATGAACTATAAGAAATATGATCTAGCATCCAATTTATTAAATAATAAACAGTTATTAACAGATTCTGCACTTGTGAAGGCAGCAGCTATTCTTTATGAGAATGATTTTAAAGGAGAGGGTCTTCAATTATACAATGCATGTGACTGGGATGTTTATACTGAACAAGATTTCCTGAATATAATAAATGGTCTATTTGAAACTGGAAATGATCCGAATGCTATTGAATTCACAAAATATGCTAATTTGTTATTCGAAAATGACTTCAGATTCTATAAAATCTTACTGGAGAACCCAATTGATGATCACCTGTTTAATACTACAGTAAAAAAAGCGTTAGAGACTTTTAAAGGAAGCGTTTATTTGGAAAAGTATCTATTATAG
- a CDS encoding CDP-glycerol glycerophosphotransferase family protein yields MIIDIVLVYAAGRGGLEDVVATVSEELTKKGHRVRFFQSYPSLNPDWEQGLPELYYYGEMGNLESETLQSLSKGYANKLKEAGKPDIVLATHAPSISYICRSAISSVEGKMAPVLSWLHGPPEYYGNENMLRYSEAHLAISSQIGESIGKNTFEGQPVYNVGNPVIRNEFETINRSEGRTLELLYVGRLHQHQKRLDILFKGLELLEADWRLHCIGEGPDGDEIRNLADKLGIKDQILFHGWQENPWDVVEEVSALVMSSDYEGLPLVLMEALGRGIPVISTNCSGASDIINDGENGWIYPIGDFHALANILQKIGEDQSILPSVETCKASVQKFHYLKVVDNIEMILKYHHELFLQQSDNRVSHIVKDNSYWKSQVVNNILDSVINGIEYLGTTRETVIQEKLADYFSREFMELIQQDDQIVDDKEKVIAYVCYPKVDLIDYTFMKAKVSFLLVNDIQDGDTSTKEKLHYSARLFNENGKWKISELILADDYPIESRPKKERKQKVLLVTTSNSSSSNTAALYKNMPKHISDSFEVEITEQRLTDEYYQKVLAADILVLTEANVIFDKEQNVPNQTIIDLWHGFPLKAMGHADRNEADRNAVTERWKNIDYVCSYSDKFSEMMTQCFKVDPEIFQITGMPRNDLLINSHLNIDKSVLERLFQIKTEGKKFIMFMPTYRKAAFNNRQDTTLNRNHFFGLERFNSNEFTAFLKKNNLELIVKFHPVEEQYMLKNGIELGEHVHLLTHEMLFENNLDMYDVLGKFDLLMTDYSSVYFDYLLIDKPIIFLPIDVEQYKTTRGFILGEYDKWTPGAKVTTQEQLQEEVLTNLKDSEKFAAERAKVRDIVHYYQDDVSSSRVWDFIKQRAISNN; encoded by the coding sequence ATGATTATTGATATTGTATTAGTGTATGCCGCTGGCCGCGGTGGTTTAGAAGATGTTGTAGCTACAGTCAGCGAGGAACTGACAAAAAAAGGGCATAGGGTAAGGTTTTTTCAATCTTATCCTTCTCTAAATCCAGACTGGGAACAGGGTCTGCCTGAACTCTATTACTATGGAGAAATGGGAAACCTTGAAAGTGAAACACTGCAATCATTGTCCAAAGGATATGCTAATAAATTAAAAGAGGCAGGAAAGCCAGATATTGTCCTTGCGACACATGCACCAAGTATAAGTTATATATGTCGTTCTGCTATTTCTAGTGTGGAAGGAAAGATGGCCCCAGTACTTTCATGGCTTCATGGCCCACCTGAATATTATGGAAATGAAAACATGTTAAGATACAGCGAAGCTCATCTTGCTATATCCTCTCAAATTGGCGAAAGCATAGGTAAAAATACTTTTGAAGGACAACCAGTTTATAATGTGGGAAATCCTGTCATTAGAAATGAGTTTGAGACGATAAATAGAAGTGAAGGAAGAACATTAGAGCTTCTTTATGTTGGAAGGCTTCATCAGCATCAAAAAAGGCTAGACATTCTTTTTAAAGGACTAGAATTACTGGAAGCTGATTGGAGACTTCATTGCATAGGGGAAGGACCGGATGGAGATGAAATAAGAAACTTAGCAGATAAGCTGGGAATCAAGGATCAGATCCTGTTTCATGGCTGGCAGGAAAATCCATGGGATGTTGTAGAAGAAGTTTCTGCGCTAGTTATGAGCTCTGACTATGAAGGCCTTCCACTCGTTCTTATGGAAGCGCTTGGGAGAGGAATACCTGTTATTTCTACAAATTGCAGTGGTGCATCAGATATTATTAATGATGGGGAAAACGGTTGGATTTACCCAATTGGAGACTTCCATGCTCTTGCTAATATCCTTCAAAAAATCGGGGAAGATCAGAGCATATTGCCTTCTGTTGAAACATGTAAGGCAAGTGTTCAAAAGTTCCACTATTTAAAGGTTGTTGATAATATTGAGATGATTTTGAAGTATCATCATGAACTGTTTTTGCAGCAATCTGATAACAGGGTTTCTCACATTGTAAAAGATAATTCCTATTGGAAATCTCAAGTTGTTAATAATATTCTTGATTCTGTTATTAATGGAATTGAATATTTAGGTACAACAAGGGAGACTGTTATACAGGAAAAACTTGCGGATTATTTCTCACGAGAATTTATGGAACTTATTCAGCAGGATGACCAAATAGTAGACGATAAGGAAAAAGTGATAGCATACGTTTGTTATCCTAAGGTTGACTTAATCGATTATACATTCATGAAGGCTAAAGTAAGCTTTCTGTTAGTTAATGATATTCAAGATGGGGATACTTCCACTAAAGAAAAGCTGCATTATTCTGCAAGGCTTTTCAATGAAAATGGCAAATGGAAAATTTCAGAACTTATCTTAGCAGATGATTACCCGATTGAATCGCGTCCAAAAAAAGAGCGAAAACAAAAGGTACTCTTAGTAACTACTTCTAACAGCAGTTCTTCTAATACGGCTGCTTTATATAAAAATATGCCTAAACACATTTCAGATAGCTTTGAAGTGGAAATTACAGAGCAAAGACTGACAGATGAGTATTATCAAAAGGTCCTTGCTGCAGATATACTTGTACTGACAGAAGCGAATGTCATTTTTGATAAGGAACAAAATGTTCCAAACCAAACGATAATTGATTTATGGCATGGTTTTCCATTAAAGGCAATGGGACATGCAGATAGAAATGAAGCAGACCGAAACGCTGTGACAGAAAGATGGAAAAATATCGACTATGTTTGCTCATATTCAGATAAATTTAGTGAAATGATGACGCAATGTTTTAAAGTTGATCCAGAAATATTCCAAATTACGGGAATGCCTCGAAATGATTTGTTAATAAATTCTCATCTTAATATAGATAAGTCTGTTCTGGAAAGATTATTCCAAATCAAAACAGAGGGTAAAAAGTTTATCATGTTTATGCCGACATATCGAAAGGCAGCTTTTAATAACAGACAGGATACAACATTGAATAGAAACCATTTTTTTGGATTGGAAAGATTTAATTCAAATGAGTTTACTGCGTTTTTGAAAAAAAATAATTTGGAATTGATTGTAAAATTCCATCCAGTTGAAGAACAATATATGCTGAAAAATGGAATTGAACTAGGAGAACATGTTCATTTGTTGACACATGAAATGCTATTTGAAAATAATTTGGATATGTATGATGTTTTAGGCAAGTTCGATTTGCTGATGACAGATTATTCTTCTGTATACTTTGATTATTTGTTGATTGATAAACCAATTATTTTTCTTCCTATTGACGTAGAGCAGTATAAGACAACAAGAGGATTTATCTTAGGTGAATATGATAAGTGGACACCAGGAGCAAAAGTGACGACTCAGGAACAACTTCAGGAAGAAGTTCTAACAAACTTAAAAGACAGTGAGAAGTTTGCTGCAGAAAGAGCAAAGGTACGTGATATTGTTCATTATTATCAAGATGATGTTTCATCGTCCAGAGTTTGGGATTTCATAAAGCAAAGGGCCATTTCTAACAATTGA